A region of Nerophis ophidion isolate RoL-2023_Sa linkage group LG28, RoL_Noph_v1.0, whole genome shotgun sequence DNA encodes the following proteins:
- the LOC133545180 gene encoding oocyte zinc finger protein XlCOF6.1-like isoform X2 yields MPQTHNVKLTFHMKGQAEDPLILHIKKEEEDPLTPHFKEQENTLTPLIKKEEVDPLTLYFKEEEEDQEPPHIKEEEEEHRISQPKWLEEFSVTGVPVKSEDDEVKGESEERGGGEPPSSSSTQHMTTETDGDHCGGSQADKLLAPLSDSEDTTSHSPDTDDEDSKDDKTCHTDNTHFTCSLCDKTFKYHSLLKRHMRIHTGEKPFICSTCGKGFVESHNLKVHIRIHTGEKPFICSICGKRFVLSHTLKVHMRRHTGEKTFSCSTCGKGFTQSHDLKVHMRRHTSQKPFSCSICSKGFVQRNHLEVHKRTHTGEKPFSCSICGKGFGESHSLTRHMRTHTGEKSHSCSICNRSFCDRSNLVAHIKRHTGEKVLSCSVCGERFSYNYQCKKHKCAGENSSSK; encoded by the coding sequence atgccacagacccataatgttaaactgaccttTCACAtgaaagggcaagcggaggacccactgatcttacacataaaaaaagaagaggaggacccactgacccctcactttaaggagcaagagaacacGCTGACCCCTctcattaaaaaggaagaggtggACCCACTGACCctctactttaaagaggaagaggaggaccaagagccgccacacattaaagaggaagaggaggaacaccgcatcagtcagcctaaatggttggaggagttctcagtgactggtgtccctgtgaagagtgaagatgatgaggtcaaaggtgaaagtgaggagaggggagggggggagcctccaagcagcagctcaacacaacacatgacaacagaaactgatggagaccactgtggaggatcacaagcagacaagctcttagctccactatcagatagtgaggacacaacgtcacactctcctgacactgatgatgaagactctaaagatgataagacatgtcacactgacaacactcacttcacatgttctctctgtgacaaaacatttaaataccatagtcttttgaaaagacacatgagaatacacaccggagaaaaacctttcatctGTTCAacatgtggtaaaggttttgtagaaagtcacaatttgaaagtacacataagaatacacactggtgaaaaaccttttatctgttcaatctgtggtaaacgtTTTGTGCTAAGTCACactttgaaagtgcacatgagaagacacactggtgaaaaaacgttttcctgttcaacctgtggtaaaggttttacacaaagtcacgatttgaaagtccacatgagaagacacactagtcaaaaaccgttttcctgttcaatctgtagtaaaggtttcgTACAAAGAAACCATTTGGAAGTACAcaaaagaacacacactggtgaaaaacctttttcctgttcaatctgtggcaaAGGTTTTGGAGAAAGTCACAGTTTgacaagacacatgagaacacacactggtgaaaaatcacattcctgttcaatctgcaacagaagcttttgtgaccgatcaaaccttgtagcacacattaaaagacacacaggagagaaagtgttgagttgcagtgtgtgtggtgaaagattctcttataattaccagtgtaagaaacacaagtgtgctggtgagaacagcagcagcaaatga
- the LOC133545180 gene encoding gastrula zinc finger protein XlCGF57.1-like isoform X1, with amino-acid sequence MCERTIAKYEEELFPTKEEKERQHQLLDVYYKKHHQVVLHRTDLDEEHLPHEQEEEPYSPHIHEEEEVSHSQHIKERGEEQQPSHIKEEDEMPQTHNVKLTFHMKGQAEDPLILHIKKEEEDPLTPHFKEQENTLTPLIKKEEVDPLTLYFKEEEEDQEPPHIKEEEEEHRISQPKWLEEFSVTGVPVKSEDDEVKGESEERGGGEPPSSSSTQHMTTETDGDHCGGSQADKLLAPLSDSEDTTSHSPDTDDEDSKDDKTCHTDNTHFTCSLCDKTFKYHSLLKRHMRIHTGEKPFICSTCGKGFVESHNLKVHIRIHTGEKPFICSICGKRFVLSHTLKVHMRRHTGEKTFSCSTCGKGFTQSHDLKVHMRRHTSQKPFSCSICSKGFVQRNHLEVHKRTHTGEKPFSCSICGKGFGESHSLTRHMRTHTGEKSHSCSICNRSFCDRSNLVAHIKRHTGEKVLSCSVCGERFSYNYQCKKHKCAGENSSSK; translated from the coding sequence acctcgatgaagaacatcttcctcatgagcaggaggaggaaccaTATTCCCCCCACATACACGAGGAAGAAGAGGTAtcacattcccaacacatcaaagagaGAGGAGAGGAGcaacagccctcccacattaaagaggaagacgagatgccacagacccataatgttaaactgaccttTCACAtgaaagggcaagcggaggacccactgatcttacacataaaaaaagaagaggaggacccactgacccctcactttaaggagcaagagaacacGCTGACCCCTctcattaaaaaggaagaggtggACCCACTGACCctctactttaaagaggaagaggaggaccaagagccgccacacattaaagaggaagaggaggaacaccgcatcagtcagcctaaatggttggaggagttctcagtgactggtgtccctgtgaagagtgaagatgatgaggtcaaaggtgaaagtgaggagaggggagggggggagcctccaagcagcagctcaacacaacacatgacaacagaaactgatggagaccactgtggaggatcacaagcagacaagctcttagctccactatcagatagtgaggacacaacgtcacactctcctgacactgatgatgaagactctaaagatgataagacatgtcacactgacaacactcacttcacatgttctctctgtgacaaaacatttaaataccatagtcttttgaaaagacacatgagaatacacaccggagaaaaacctttcatctGTTCAacatgtggtaaaggttttgtagaaagtcacaatttgaaagtacacataagaatacacactggtgaaaaaccttttatctgttcaatctgtggtaaacgtTTTGTGCTAAGTCACactttgaaagtgcacatgagaagacacactggtgaaaaaacgttttcctgttcaacctgtggtaaaggttttacacaaagtcacgatttgaaagtccacatgagaagacacactagtcaaaaaccgttttcctgttcaatctgtagtaaaggtttcgTACAAAGAAACCATTTGGAAGTACAcaaaagaacacacactggtgaaaaacctttttcctgttcaatctgtggcaaAGGTTTTGGAGAAAGTCACAGTTTgacaagacacatgagaacacacactggtgaaaaatcacattcctgttcaatctgcaacagaagcttttgtgaccgatcaaaccttgtagcacacattaaaagacacacaggagagaaagtgttgagttgcagtgtgtgtggtgaaagattctcttataattaccagtgtaagaaacacaagtgtgctggtgagaacagcagcagcaaatga